A genome region from Triticum aestivum cultivar Chinese Spring chromosome 2B, IWGSC CS RefSeq v2.1, whole genome shotgun sequence includes the following:
- the LOC123044449 gene encoding uncharacterized protein isoform X2, which translates to MQRGRSWFGCVPMSTAALPVERDFDLPAVKPSWPSSVSDGGFAKGSIDLGGIEVRQVTTFAKVWSTTQGGQDGLGATFFKPAPFPAGFHALGHYAQPNNRPLFGHVLVARDASGTGALLAPPLDYALVWSSGQDGAGFFWLPTPPNGYKAVGVAVTATKDKPQPGEVMCVRADLTDACEAEESVWSSDKDGFSATGLRPAVRGIDARGVHTGERRSRGLLAACVPPPQRPVSPFVGDVVLRERRAAVPEGQPDADARGRRRVEPPARRRQRRRLLARPAGGQRPEGAGEERRPRRRQGVRAGEAYAGRDGDGPRLVFLLPVQRPGAGQSRAPHHPARHDRRARRRLGAPDAAGEQLLRRAAPDVLLAAQHGRLGGRVAAGVPRRQAGGVRVAERARVLPQGGAGAAGRLEAGGRDTERLRQGEQDGHRRRAVRAGVGGVPGCREGGRAGVARVREGVGAEGGV; encoded by the exons ATGCAGAGGGGCAGGTCGTGGTTCGGCTGTGTGCCCATGAGCACGGCGGCGCTGCCCGTGGAGAGGGATTTTGATCTTCCTGCGGTGAAGCCGTCGTGGCCCTCGTCCG TTTCAGACGGAGGATTCGCAAAGGGCAGCATCGACCTCGGAGGCATCGAGGTGCGCCAGGTCACCACGTTCGCCAAGGTCTGGTCCACCACGCAGGGCGGCCAAGACGGCCTCGGCGCCACCTTCTTCAAGCCGGCGCCTTTCCCCGCCGGATTCCACGCGCTCGGCCATTACGCGCAGCCCAACAACCGGCCGCTCTTCGGCCACGTCCTTGTCGCCCGGGACGCTTCCGGCACGGGGGCGCTCCTTGCTCCGCCGCTTGACTACGCTCTTGTCTGGTCCAGCGGCCAGGACGGCGCGGGCTTCTTCTGGCTCCCGACGCCACCCAACGGCTACAAGGCCGTCGGCGTGGCGGTCACGGCTACCAAGGATAAGCCGCAGCCCGGCGAGGTCATGTGCGTCCGCGCCGACCTCACCGATGCGTGCGAGGCCGAGGAGTCGGTGTGGAGCAGCGACAAGGACGGCTTCAGTGCCACCGGCCTGAGGCCGGCGGTTCGCGGCATCGACGCCCGGGGCGTGCACACCG GTGAACGCCGTTCTCGCGGCCTACTCGCCGCATGTGTACCTCCACCCCAACGACCCGTATCTCCCTTCGTCGGTGACGTGGTTCTTCGAGAACGGCGCGCTGCTGTACCAGAAGGACAACCCGACGCCGACGCCCGTGGCCGCCGACGGGTCGAGCCTCCCGCAAGGCGGCGGCAACGACGACGCCTACTGGCTCGACCTGCCGGTGGACAACGGCCAGAAGGAGCGGGTGAAGAAAGGCGACCTCGCCGGCGCCAAGGCGTACGTGCAGGCGAAGCCTATGCTGGGAGGGACGGCGACGGACCTCGCCTTGTTTTTCTTCTACCCGTTCAACGGCCCGGCGCGGGCCAAAGTCGGGCCCCTCACCATCCCGCTCGGCATGATCGGCGAGCACGTCGGCGACTGGGAGCACCTGACGCTGCGGGTGAGCAACTTCTCCGGCGAGCTGCTCCGGATGTACTTCTCGCAGCACAGCACGGGCGCCTGGGCGGACGCGTCGCAGCTGGAGTACCTCGACGGCAGGCCGGTGGCGTACGCGTCGCGGAACGGGCACGCGTTCTACCCCAGGGAGGGGCTGGTGCTGCAGGGCGACTCGAAGCTGGGGGTCGGGATACGGAACGACTGCGCCAAGGGGAGCAGGATGGACACCGGCGGCGGGCGGTGCGAGCTGGTGTCGGCGGAGTACCTGGGTGCCGGGAAGGTGGCCGAGCCGGCGTGGCTCGGGTTCGAGAGGGGGTGGGGGCCGAGGGAGGAGTATGA
- the LOC123044450 gene encoding pheophytinase, chloroplastic isoform X2: protein MASRVYAIDLIGYGYSDKPNPREFEESFYTFETWGEQLNTFCAEVVKSDAFFICNSIGGLVGLQAAVMEPQTCKGIVLLDISLRMLHINKQPWFGRPFIRSFQNLLRNTVIGKLFFNAVATPESVKNILCQCYHDTSAVTDELVQMILQPGLDPGAVDVFLEFICYSGGPLPEDLLPMVKCPVLVAWGEKDPWEPVELGRAYGSFDAVEDFVVLPNVGHCPQDEAPELVNPLVESFVKLHS from the exons ATGGCAAGTAGAGTTTATGCAATTGATCTAATTGGCTATGGCTACTCTGATAAACCTAATCCACGCGAGTTTGAAGAGAGCTTTTATACTTTTGAGACTTGGGGAGAACAGTTGAATACATTTTGTGCTGAAGTTGTCAAGAGTGATGCTTTCTTCATATGCAATTCAATCGGAG GGCTTGTTGGTCTGCAGGCAGCTGTTATGGAACCCCAAACATGCAAAGGTATTGTTTTGTTGGATATTTCACTAAGGATGCTTCATATCAACAAACAGCCATGGTTTGGAAGGCCTTTCATAAGATCATTTCAAAATCTCCTAAG GAACACTGTAATTGGGAAGCTCTTCTTTAATGCTGTTGCAACACCAGAATCCGTGAAAAATATTCTGTGTCAG TGTTACCATGACACATCCGCTGTTACAGATGAATTAGTTCAGATGATCTTGCAGCCAGGGCTTGATCCCGGTGCTGTGGATGTATTCCTTGAGTTCATCTGTTATTCTGGAGGTCCTCTACCTGAAGACTTACTTCCAATGGTGAAG TGTCCAGTTTTGGTAGCTTGGGGAGAGAAGGACCCATGGGAGCCTGTGGAACTTGGAAGAGCCTACGGGTCTTTTGATGCTGTCGAAGATTTTGTTGTCCTCCCGAACGTTGGACACTGCCCTCAG GATGAAGCACCTGAGCTTGTAAATCCACTTGTTGAATCATTTGTTAAGCTCCATAGTTAG
- the LOC123044449 gene encoding uncharacterized protein isoform X1, whose product MQRGRSWFGCVPMSTAALPVERDFDLPAVKPSWPSSVSDGGFAKGSIDLGGIEVRQVTTFAKVWSTTQGGQDGLGATFFKPAPFPAGFHALGHYAQPNNRPLFGHVLVARDASGTGALLAPPLDYALVWSSGQDGAGFFWLPTPPNGYKAVGVAVTATKDKPQPGEVMCVRADLTDACEAEESVWSSDKDGFSATGLRPAVRGIDARGVHTGTFLARSNATPASVSALACLRNNSAAYTSCMPDLAQVNAVLAAYSPHVYLHPNDPYLPSSVTWFFENGALLYQKDNPTPTPVAADGSSLPQGGGNDDAYWLDLPVDNGQKERVKKGDLAGAKAYVQAKPMLGGTATDLALFFFYPFNGPARAKVGPLTIPLGMIGEHVGDWEHLTLRVSNFSGELLRMYFSQHSTGAWADASQLEYLDGRPVAYASRNGHAFYPREGLVLQGDSKLGVGIRNDCAKGSRMDTGGGRCELVSAEYLGAGKVAEPAWLGFERGWGPREEYDIGREINRAARILPRAMKERLAQLVNKLLVGEGPTGPKMKGSWRNDERDP is encoded by the exons ATGCAGAGGGGCAGGTCGTGGTTCGGCTGTGTGCCCATGAGCACGGCGGCGCTGCCCGTGGAGAGGGATTTTGATCTTCCTGCGGTGAAGCCGTCGTGGCCCTCGTCCG TTTCAGACGGAGGATTCGCAAAGGGCAGCATCGACCTCGGAGGCATCGAGGTGCGCCAGGTCACCACGTTCGCCAAGGTCTGGTCCACCACGCAGGGCGGCCAAGACGGCCTCGGCGCCACCTTCTTCAAGCCGGCGCCTTTCCCCGCCGGATTCCACGCGCTCGGCCATTACGCGCAGCCCAACAACCGGCCGCTCTTCGGCCACGTCCTTGTCGCCCGGGACGCTTCCGGCACGGGGGCGCTCCTTGCTCCGCCGCTTGACTACGCTCTTGTCTGGTCCAGCGGCCAGGACGGCGCGGGCTTCTTCTGGCTCCCGACGCCACCCAACGGCTACAAGGCCGTCGGCGTGGCGGTCACGGCTACCAAGGATAAGCCGCAGCCCGGCGAGGTCATGTGCGTCCGCGCCGACCTCACCGATGCGTGCGAGGCCGAGGAGTCGGTGTGGAGCAGCGACAAGGACGGCTTCAGTGCCACCGGCCTGAGGCCGGCGGTTCGCGGCATCGACGCCCGGGGCGTGCACACCGGTACGTTCCTTGCACGGAGCAACGCCACGCCAGCGAGCGTCTCAGCCTTGGCGTGTCTCAGGAACAACAGCGCGGCTTACACGTCATGCATGCCCGACCTGGCTCAGGTGAACGCCGTTCTCGCGGCCTACTCGCCGCATGTGTACCTCCACCCCAACGACCCGTATCTCCCTTCGTCGGTGACGTGGTTCTTCGAGAACGGCGCGCTGCTGTACCAGAAGGACAACCCGACGCCGACGCCCGTGGCCGCCGACGGGTCGAGCCTCCCGCAAGGCGGCGGCAACGACGACGCCTACTGGCTCGACCTGCCGGTGGACAACGGCCAGAAGGAGCGGGTGAAGAAAGGCGACCTCGCCGGCGCCAAGGCGTACGTGCAGGCGAAGCCTATGCTGGGAGGGACGGCGACGGACCTCGCCTTGTTTTTCTTCTACCCGTTCAACGGCCCGGCGCGGGCCAAAGTCGGGCCCCTCACCATCCCGCTCGGCATGATCGGCGAGCACGTCGGCGACTGGGAGCACCTGACGCTGCGGGTGAGCAACTTCTCCGGCGAGCTGCTCCGGATGTACTTCTCGCAGCACAGCACGGGCGCCTGGGCGGACGCGTCGCAGCTGGAGTACCTCGACGGCAGGCCGGTGGCGTACGCGTCGCGGAACGGGCACGCGTTCTACCCCAGGGAGGGGCTGGTGCTGCAGGGCGACTCGAAGCTGGGGGTCGGGATACGGAACGACTGCGCCAAGGGGAGCAGGATGGACACCGGCGGCGGGCGGTGCGAGCTGGTGTCGGCGGAGTACCTGGGTGCCGGGAAGGTGGCCGAGCCGGCGTGGCTCGGGTTCGAGAGGGGGTGGGGGCCGAGGGAGGAGTATGACATCGGCCGCGAGATCAACCGTGCGGCGAGGATCCTGCCGCGCGCCATGAAGGAGCGGCTGGCTCAGCTGGTGAACAAGCTGCTGGTCGGGGAAGGCCCCACGGGGCCCAAAATGAAGGGCAGCTGGAGAAACGATGAGAGGGATCCCTGA
- the LOC123044450 gene encoding pheophytinase, chloroplastic isoform X1 yields the protein MACAAPPSPLPVVSLPARRRSATAVAPASYHAPSTRFSRRSWLSSGNSPRSRLRTQASKAEPAEEGVPAAPGPSAPSEPLPQPRTSIWNWKGYNIRYQYAGTSGPALVLIHGFGANSDHWRKNIPVLAMASRVYAIDLIGYGYSDKPNPREFEESFYTFETWGEQLNTFCAEVVKSDAFFICNSIGGLVGLQAAVMEPQTCKGIVLLDISLRMLHINKQPWFGRPFIRSFQNLLRNTVIGKLFFNAVATPESVKNILCQCYHDTSAVTDELVQMILQPGLDPGAVDVFLEFICYSGGPLPEDLLPMVKCPVLVAWGEKDPWEPVELGRAYGSFDAVEDFVVLPNVGHCPQDEAPELVNPLVESFVKLHS from the exons ATGGCGTGCGCGGCCCCACCCAGCCCCCTCCCCGTGGTCTCCCTGCCCGCGCGCCGCCGCAGCGCGACTGCCGTCGCGCCCGCCTCCTACCACGCCCCCTCTACCCGGTTCTCGAGGCGTTCGTGGCTGTCCTCTGGAAACTCGCCCCGCTCTCGGCTGCGGACCCAGGCCTCCAAGGCCGAGCCAGCCGAGGAGGGCGTTCCCGCCGCGCCGGGCCCGTCTGCCCCGTCGGAGCCCCTGCCCCAGCCGCGTACCAG CATATGGAATTGGAAGGGCTACAACATTCGCTATCAGTACGCCGGAACTTCTGGCCCTGCACTGGTTCTAATTCATGGTTTCGGGGCAAACAG TGACCATTGGCGGAAAAATATTCCTGTTCTTGCCATGGCAAGTAGAGTTTATGCAATTGATCTAATTGGCTATGGCTACTCTGATAAACCTAATCCACGCGAGTTTGAAGAGAGCTTTTATACTTTTGAGACTTGGGGAGAACAGTTGAATACATTTTGTGCTGAAGTTGTCAAGAGTGATGCTTTCTTCATATGCAATTCAATCGGAG GGCTTGTTGGTCTGCAGGCAGCTGTTATGGAACCCCAAACATGCAAAGGTATTGTTTTGTTGGATATTTCACTAAGGATGCTTCATATCAACAAACAGCCATGGTTTGGAAGGCCTTTCATAAGATCATTTCAAAATCTCCTAAG GAACACTGTAATTGGGAAGCTCTTCTTTAATGCTGTTGCAACACCAGAATCCGTGAAAAATATTCTGTGTCAG TGTTACCATGACACATCCGCTGTTACAGATGAATTAGTTCAGATGATCTTGCAGCCAGGGCTTGATCCCGGTGCTGTGGATGTATTCCTTGAGTTCATCTGTTATTCTGGAGGTCCTCTACCTGAAGACTTACTTCCAATGGTGAAG TGTCCAGTTTTGGTAGCTTGGGGAGAGAAGGACCCATGGGAGCCTGTGGAACTTGGAAGAGCCTACGGGTCTTTTGATGCTGTCGAAGATTTTGTTGTCCTCCCGAACGTTGGACACTGCCCTCAG GATGAAGCACCTGAGCTTGTAAATCCACTTGTTGAATCATTTGTTAAGCTCCATAGTTAG